In Hippoglossus stenolepis isolate QCI-W04-F060 chromosome 20, HSTE1.2, whole genome shotgun sequence, the following are encoded in one genomic region:
- the pgfa gene encoding vascular endothelial growth factor A isoform X2 has translation MMQFISPGVSHLVLVLLVQLTVHAQIPPPPDNKAPRGMMFEEVMAKSMCHPMEQLVDVEQEFPGVVGYIYMPACVSLWRCSGCCRDEYLECHPTLERNITVQMIRIAPMISSDHVELTFVEHQKCDCRARQKLLNYTSSSQESFRSKPRRRKLKKTETGCGKDRDKLRK, from the exons ATGATGCAGTTTATTTCCCCCGGAGTCTCGCATCTTGTTCTGGTTCTCCTGGTTCAGCTGACGGTACATGCACAG ATTCCACCTCCGCCAGACAATAAGGCCCCCAGAG GGATGATGTTCGAGGAGGTGATGGCGAAGAGCATGTGTCACCCTATGGAGCAGCTGGTGGATGTGGAGCAGGAGTTCCCTGGAGTCGTTGGCTACATCTACATGCCTGCTTGTGTGTCACTATGGCGATGCTCTGGTTGCTGTCGGGACGAATACCTGGAGTGTCATCCCACCCTCGAACGCAACATCACTGTGCAG ATGATAAGAATTGCTCCGATGATATCCAGCGACCACGTGGAGCTGACATTTGTGGAGCATCAGAAATGTGACTGCAG AGCCCGTCAGAAACTTCTAAACTATACAAG cagcagccaggagTCCTTCAGGAGTAAACCTCGGCGGAGGAAACTCAAGAAGACAGAGACCGGCTGTGGCAA
- the pgfa gene encoding vascular endothelial growth factor A isoform X1, giving the protein MMQFISPGVSHLVLVLLVQLTVHAQIPPPPDNKAPRGMMFEEVMAKSMCHPMEQLVDVEQEFPGVVGYIYMPACVSLWRCSGCCRDEYLECHPTLERNITVQMIRIAPMISSDHVELTFVEHQKCDCRARQKLLNYTSSSQESFRSKPRRRKLKKTETGCGKCQFPQNN; this is encoded by the exons ATGATGCAGTTTATTTCCCCCGGAGTCTCGCATCTTGTTCTGGTTCTCCTGGTTCAGCTGACGGTACATGCACAG ATTCCACCTCCGCCAGACAATAAGGCCCCCAGAG GGATGATGTTCGAGGAGGTGATGGCGAAGAGCATGTGTCACCCTATGGAGCAGCTGGTGGATGTGGAGCAGGAGTTCCCTGGAGTCGTTGGCTACATCTACATGCCTGCTTGTGTGTCACTATGGCGATGCTCTGGTTGCTGTCGGGACGAATACCTGGAGTGTCATCCCACCCTCGAACGCAACATCACTGTGCAG ATGATAAGAATTGCTCCGATGATATCCAGCGACCACGTGGAGCTGACATTTGTGGAGCATCAGAAATGTGACTGCAG AGCCCGTCAGAAACTTCTAAACTATACAAG cagcagccaggagTCCTTCAGGAGTAAACCTCGGCGGAGGAAACTCAAGAAGACAGAGACCGGCTGTGGCAA
- the pgfa gene encoding vascular endothelial growth factor A isoform X4 produces the protein MMQFISPGVSHLVLVLLVQLTVHAQIPPPPDNKAPRGMMFEEVMAKSMCHPMEQLVDVEQEFPGVVGYIYMPACVSLWRCSGCCRDEYLECHPTLERNITVQMIRIAPMISSDHVELTFVEHQKCDCRARQKLLNYTSSQESFRSKPRRRKLKKTETGCGKDRDKLRK, from the exons ATGATGCAGTTTATTTCCCCCGGAGTCTCGCATCTTGTTCTGGTTCTCCTGGTTCAGCTGACGGTACATGCACAG ATTCCACCTCCGCCAGACAATAAGGCCCCCAGAG GGATGATGTTCGAGGAGGTGATGGCGAAGAGCATGTGTCACCCTATGGAGCAGCTGGTGGATGTGGAGCAGGAGTTCCCTGGAGTCGTTGGCTACATCTACATGCCTGCTTGTGTGTCACTATGGCGATGCTCTGGTTGCTGTCGGGACGAATACCTGGAGTGTCATCCCACCCTCGAACGCAACATCACTGTGCAG ATGATAAGAATTGCTCCGATGATATCCAGCGACCACGTGGAGCTGACATTTGTGGAGCATCAGAAATGTGACTGCAG AGCCCGTCAGAAACTTCTAAACTATACAAG cagccaggagTCCTTCAGGAGTAAACCTCGGCGGAGGAAACTCAAGAAGACAGAGACCGGCTGTGGCAA
- the pgfa gene encoding vascular endothelial growth factor A isoform X3, which yields MMQFISPGVSHLVLVLLVQLTVHAQIPPPPDNKAPRGMMFEEVMAKSMCHPMEQLVDVEQEFPGVVGYIYMPACVSLWRCSGCCRDEYLECHPTLERNITVQMIRIAPMISSDHVELTFVEHQKCDCRARQKLLNYTSSQESFRSKPRRRKLKKTETGCGKCQFPQNN from the exons ATGATGCAGTTTATTTCCCCCGGAGTCTCGCATCTTGTTCTGGTTCTCCTGGTTCAGCTGACGGTACATGCACAG ATTCCACCTCCGCCAGACAATAAGGCCCCCAGAG GGATGATGTTCGAGGAGGTGATGGCGAAGAGCATGTGTCACCCTATGGAGCAGCTGGTGGATGTGGAGCAGGAGTTCCCTGGAGTCGTTGGCTACATCTACATGCCTGCTTGTGTGTCACTATGGCGATGCTCTGGTTGCTGTCGGGACGAATACCTGGAGTGTCATCCCACCCTCGAACGCAACATCACTGTGCAG ATGATAAGAATTGCTCCGATGATATCCAGCGACCACGTGGAGCTGACATTTGTGGAGCATCAGAAATGTGACTGCAG AGCCCGTCAGAAACTTCTAAACTATACAAG cagccaggagTCCTTCAGGAGTAAACCTCGGCGGAGGAAACTCAAGAAGACAGAGACCGGCTGTGGCAA